From the Haladaptatus sp. DJG-WS-42 genome, the window CCTCATGGTCTCGAACCACATCGGCTGGAACGACGCCTTCGAAACGTTCGTCGCAGAACACTCAGACGACTACGGCCTCATGACGTGGCACTACAACCCCGGTGCGGACTACCCGTGCCCGGGGAGCAGCGGCTACATCGTCAAATCGATAGCCGACGCGCACACCAACGACGACACGGGAGTCGTCCATTCGGTGATACACGTCCAATCCCCCGAGCAGGCCCCAGAGCCAACAACTGACTGAATGACCACCGAACCACGATTTTCGCACCCGACTCGCCGCTCGTTTCTGACCACGACGGGCCTCGTCTTTGGGACGCTCTCGGTCGCGGGCTGTTCCTCGCTCGTCTCGCCGCCATCGCTCGACGCAGAGACATCGTGGGAGACCGGCCCGTCGCTCTCGCTCGACCGAACCGAAGTCGCCGCCGCCACGCTTGGTACGTCGCTCTACGTCATCGGCGGCATTGAACCTGGACGGGAAGCAAGTCGAGCGGTCGAACGCTTCGACCCCGAACGCGGCTCGTGGGAGCGCGCACCCCCGCTCCCCGTTGGACTCCACCACACCGCGGCCGTCAGTGTCGGCGACGCCATCTATGTCATCGGCGGCTATCAGAACCAGTGGGACCCCGTGAACACGGTCTACCGCTTCGACGGGACGGCGTGGAGCGAGCGAGCAGCGATGCCGACCGTCCGTGGCGCGCTTTCGGCAGCCGTCCACGACGGCACCATCTACGTCGCCGGGGGCGCGGGTATCGACGGTATCCTCGCCACGTTCGAACGATACGACACCGCGAGCGATTCGTGGGCGCGCGGCCCGCCCATGCCCTCCGCGCGCGAACACCTCGCCTCGGCCGTCGTCGCCGGGAAGTTCTACGCCATTGGTGGGCGGACCGGCGGGTTGCGCACGAATCAAGGCACGACCGAAGTGTACGACCCAGCGACGAACGAGTGGCGTGCAGTGGCGGGCATGCCAACCGCACGCAGCGGGTTCGGGGCAACCGTGTTCGACGGCGCCATCGTTGTCGCGGGCGGCGAAGGGGCTGGAGGAACAATCGCTGAAGTCGAACTCTACATCCCAGAAACAGACGAATGGTTCAGGCTCCCCGACCTACCAACGCCGCGCCACGGCCTCGGCGTGACCGCGCTCGGAAATCGGATTTTTACGACCGCAGGCGGTCCGGAGCCAGGCTTTTTCTACGCGAACACGGTGGAGGTGTTGACCTTCGAAGCCGGGAGTCTGCGTCCGGTCGTGAAATCGTCACAGTCGCTCGTGTGTGGCCTGCCGCTGCTCGGCGAGTTGCTTCGCGGAACGCTGTGTTAAAACTTAGTTGGCTTCTGAGACGGTCACCCAGAGATAGAGGTGCCGGTAGGCGTTTTCTTCCGTCGGGTCTGCTGGAACGTCGCCCTTATACAGCATGTAGCTGAGGCGGAGGTTCTCACCGGTCATGGTTGGTGTGAGTTCGTGTGACTCCAACCACGTACCCTTGTCCTGAACGGTTGCACTGTAGCGGTTCAATTCTTCACGCTCAACAACAGTGAGTGTGCCATCAACGGTTTCGACACGTTGGAGTTCGACGACTACGTTGTACGTGGTCAGTCTCCCCTCTTGATTCTCGACGACCAAGAGGAGCTCTTGGGGAACCCCTTGCTGGAACTCTGATGGATATCCAGAGAAGACGAAATCGCCTGCCTCGTTCTGCGAGACCAGAGAGAACTCGGTGTACTCCTCTGCATAGTTGGGAACGAACAGTGCGTAACCGAACCCGGTCGTCGCCACGACGACAGTACAGATGAGAGCAACGTTCAACACGAGATCGATGTTCGACTCTGTGTCTAAGACCGCGACCGACAGCTCAGAGAACCACTGCTTGACTGGGATGTCGAACCGTTGTTCAGGTGCAAGTGCTTTCCGTCGTTGTGAGCCGATGAACATCAACAAGATGATAAATACACTGAGGCTCCCGATAACGGTGCGAATAGTGAGTCCGAAGCCTGCAAGTGAGAGTGCAATCGCAAGGGGTGGCATAAGCGCGATGCTGAGACCAAATGAGAGGGCGATTCGTTCACCGAACGTAACTCCGCGCTCCCGTCTGTGGATGAATGCTGGCAGTGGCCCCTCGATAGAATCGTTCTGAATCCATCCATCAACGTCCGCTTCGAGGCTGAAACGGTGTGGGTATAGTGCTAACAGCAGAACGAACCCGGGGACGAACAGCACTAACGGAAGACCGATAATCGTTCTCATAACGGCGTTTTCCGTATAGAGAACAAGTGAGAGACTCAACAGAAGATACACAAGTCCTACGGCTAGGTCCATCCCCGGGACGTGAACCTGCGAAAGAACTCTTCGCCAAACCGTTTCGTCAGTCATCATAGTACATCAGCCAGACGGGTACCCAAGCGGGACACTACCGTTTGCTAATGTAGAGATAGGTGGATTCACACATTGTTATCCTGCTACTTCTAACCGAAATCGCGCGCTCGCCGGTTTGGTACGTTCCAAAAGAATAGAACCACCGC encodes:
- a CDS encoding DUF1616 domain-containing protein, whose translation is MMTDETVWRRVLSQVHVPGMDLAVGLVYLLLSLSLVLYTENAVMRTIIGLPLVLFVPGFVLLLALYPHRFSLEADVDGWIQNDSIEGPLPAFIHRRERGVTFGERIALSFGLSIALMPPLAIALSLAGFGLTIRTVIGSLSVFIILLMFIGSQRRKALAPEQRFDIPVKQWFSELSVAVLDTESNIDLVLNVALICTVVVATTGFGYALFVPNYAEEYTEFSLVSQNEAGDFVFSGYPSEFQQGVPQELLLVVENQEGRLTTYNVVVELQRVETVDGTLTVVEREELNRYSATVQDKGTWLESHELTPTMTGENLRLSYMLYKGDVPADPTEENAYRHLYLWVTVSEAN
- a CDS encoding kelch repeat-containing protein, yielding MTTEPRFSHPTRRSFLTTTGLVFGTLSVAGCSSLVSPPSLDAETSWETGPSLSLDRTEVAAATLGTSLYVIGGIEPGREASRAVERFDPERGSWERAPPLPVGLHHTAAVSVGDAIYVIGGYQNQWDPVNTVYRFDGTAWSERAAMPTVRGALSAAVHDGTIYVAGGAGIDGILATFERYDTASDSWARGPPMPSAREHLASAVVAGKFYAIGGRTGGLRTNQGTTEVYDPATNEWRAVAGMPTARSGFGATVFDGAIVVAGGEGAGGTIAEVELYIPETDEWFRLPDLPTPRHGLGVTALGNRIFTTAGGPEPGFFYANTVEVLTFEAGSLRPVVKSSQSLVCGLPLLGELLRGTLC